In a genomic window of Streptomyces sp. SJL17-4:
- a CDS encoding decaprenylphospho-beta-D-erythro-pentofuranosid-2-ulose 2-reductase: MKDAFGAPQSLLVLGGTSEIGLATARRLIARRTRTVWLAGRPSPALTAAADSLRALGADVYTVPFDALDTASHEERLGKIFTEGGPAGDVDMVLLAFGVLGDQARDESDPLAAVRVAQTNYTGAVSAGLVCAGALQAQGHGSLVVLSSAAGERARRADFIYGSSKAGLDVFAQGLGDALHGTGVHVMVVRPGFVRSKMTAGRAEEPLATTPEAVAAAIELGLRRRSETVWVPGALRMVMTAVRHVPRPLFRRLPV, encoded by the coding sequence ATGAAGGACGCCTTCGGTGCCCCGCAGTCCCTGCTCGTCCTCGGCGGCACCTCCGAGATCGGGCTCGCCACCGCCCGCCGGCTGATCGCCCGCCGTACCCGTACCGTCTGGCTGGCCGGGCGCCCCTCCCCCGCGCTCACCGCCGCCGCGGACTCATTGCGGGCGCTGGGCGCGGACGTGTACACCGTCCCCTTCGACGCCCTCGACACCGCGTCGCACGAGGAGCGGCTCGGCAAGATCTTCACCGAGGGCGGCCCTGCGGGAGATGTCGACATGGTGCTGCTCGCCTTCGGGGTCCTCGGCGACCAGGCGCGCGACGAGTCCGACCCGCTCGCCGCCGTCCGCGTCGCGCAGACCAACTACACGGGCGCGGTCTCGGCCGGTCTGGTGTGCGCGGGCGCGCTCCAGGCGCAGGGGCACGGCTCGCTGGTGGTGCTCTCGTCGGCGGCGGGCGAGCGGGCCCGCCGCGCCGACTTCATCTACGGCTCGTCGAAGGCGGGGCTCGACGTCTTCGCCCAGGGCCTCGGGGACGCGCTGCACGGCACCGGGGTGCACGTCATGGTCGTACGGCCGGGGTTCGTCCGCTCGAAGATGACGGCAGGCCGCGCGGAGGAGCCGCTCGCGACCACGCCGGAGGCGGTCGCGGCCGCGATCGAGCTGGGGCTGCGGCGGCGCTCGGAGACGGTGTGGGTGCCGGGGGCGCTGCGGATGGTGATGACGGCGGTACGACACGTGCCGAGGCCGCTGTTCCGGCGACTGCCGGTGTGA
- the rocD gene encoding ornithine--oxo-acid transaminase, producing the protein MSSTQDAIASAEAHSAHNYHPLPVVVASADGAWMTDVEGRRYLDMLAGYSALNFGHGNRRLIDAAKAQLERVTLTSRAFHHDRFAEFCSRLAELCGKEAVLPMNTGAEAIETAVKTARKWGYEVKGVPDGHAKIVVAANNFHGRTTTIVSFSTDHEARDHFGPYTPGFEIVPYGDLTAMEAAVTENTVAVLLEPIQGEAGVLVPPAGYLAGVRELTRRRNVLFMADEIQSGLGRTGRTFACEHEGVVPDVYILGKALGGGVVPVSAVVADRDVLGVFRPGEHGSTFGGNPLACAVALEVIAMLRTGEYQERAAELGEHLHAELGLLVGGGAVEAVRGRGLWAGVDVAPSHGTGREISEKLMERGVLVKDTHGSTIRIAPPLVISKEDLDWGLEQLRGVLSA; encoded by the coding sequence GTGTCGAGCACACAAGACGCGATCGCTTCGGCGGAGGCGCACAGCGCTCACAACTACCACCCCCTGCCGGTCGTCGTCGCTTCGGCGGACGGCGCCTGGATGACCGATGTCGAGGGGCGCCGCTATCTCGACATGCTCGCCGGCTACTCGGCGCTCAACTTCGGGCACGGCAACCGGCGTCTGATCGACGCGGCCAAGGCCCAGCTGGAGCGGGTGACGCTGACGTCGCGCGCCTTCCACCACGACCGGTTCGCCGAGTTCTGCTCCCGGCTCGCCGAGCTGTGCGGGAAGGAGGCGGTACTGCCGATGAACACCGGCGCGGAGGCCATCGAGACGGCCGTGAAGACCGCCCGGAAGTGGGGGTACGAGGTGAAGGGCGTGCCGGACGGGCACGCGAAGATCGTGGTGGCGGCGAACAACTTCCACGGCAGGACGACGACGATCGTCAGCTTCTCCACGGACCACGAGGCGCGGGACCACTTCGGTCCGTACACGCCGGGGTTCGAGATCGTGCCGTACGGGGACCTGACGGCGATGGAGGCGGCGGTCACCGAGAACACGGTGGCGGTGCTGCTCGAACCGATCCAGGGCGAGGCGGGGGTCCTGGTCCCGCCGGCCGGCTATCTGGCGGGGGTGCGGGAGCTGACCCGTCGGCGGAACGTGCTGTTCATGGCGGACGAGATCCAGTCGGGTCTGGGCCGGACGGGCCGGACGTTCGCGTGCGAGCACGAGGGCGTGGTGCCGGACGTGTACATCCTGGGGAAGGCGCTGGGCGGCGGGGTAGTGCCGGTGTCGGCGGTGGTCGCCGACCGGGATGTGCTCGGGGTGTTCAGGCCGGGTGAGCACGGGTCGACGTTCGGCGGGAATCCGCTGGCCTGCGCGGTGGCCCTGGAGGTGATCGCGATGCTGCGGACGGGCGAGTACCAGGAGCGGGCGGCGGAGCTGGGCGAGCACCTGCACGCGGAGCTGGGGCTGCTCGTGGGCGGAGGTGCGGTGGAGGCGGTGCGCGGCCGTGGGCTGTGGGCGGGGGTGGACGTGGCGCCCTCGCACGGCACGGGCCGGGAGATCTCGGAGAAGCTGATGGAGCGGGGGGTCCTGGTGAAGGACACCCACGGCTCGACGATCCGGATCGCGCCGCCGCTGGTCATCTCGAAGGAGGACCTGGACTGGGGTCTGGAGCAGCTGCGGGGCGTGCTGTCGGCCTGA
- a CDS encoding 2'-5' RNA ligase family protein, with protein MGTVTLGVSIAVPEPYGSLLQERRAGFGDPAAYGIPTHVTLVPPTEVAEERLPEIEAHLAGVAADHQPFPVRLKGTGTFRPLSPVVFVKLKEGVPLCNRLQHRIRDEAGPLARELQFPYHPHVTVAHGISEEGMDRAFEELAGYEAAWTCRSFALYEQGPDGVWRKLYDYEFGSGRPISAVPAQGGSPVDTPTPTA; from the coding sequence GTGGGGACCGTAACGCTCGGCGTTTCGATCGCGGTCCCGGAGCCCTACGGCAGCCTGCTCCAGGAGCGGCGCGCCGGCTTCGGGGACCCTGCCGCGTACGGCATCCCCACGCACGTCACCCTGGTCCCGCCGACGGAGGTCGCCGAGGAGCGGCTGCCGGAGATCGAGGCGCACCTCGCGGGTGTCGCCGCCGACCACCAGCCGTTCCCCGTGCGCCTCAAGGGCACCGGGACCTTCCGCCCGCTCTCCCCGGTCGTCTTCGTGAAGCTGAAGGAGGGCGTGCCCCTCTGCAACCGGCTCCAGCACCGGATCCGGGACGAGGCGGGCCCCCTCGCGCGCGAGCTCCAGTTCCCGTACCACCCGCACGTCACCGTGGCGCACGGCATCTCCGAGGAGGGGATGGACCGGGCGTTCGAGGAGCTCGCCGGGTACGAGGCGGCCTGGACCTGCCGCTCGTTCGCGCTGTACGAACAGGGCCCGGACGGGGTCTGGCGGAAGCTGTACGACTACGAGTTCGGCAGCGGCCGCCCCATCTCGGCGGTCCCCGCGCAGGGCGGCAGCCCGGTGGACACGCCGACGCCCACCGCCTAG
- a CDS encoding DNA-binding protein, translating to MAGTLLLDSEGLSKLYLKDRRIVVRVQVATETGIQVATTAMTRLEADYERVHPARINWVLSRIDVHDVTRSVSDEAAVLLREHGLHGHKYAIDAVLAAIARRAAGPVTVLTSDPEDLTLLCGPSVTVVKI from the coding sequence ATGGCGGGGACGCTTCTGCTGGACAGCGAAGGGCTCTCGAAGCTCTACCTCAAGGACCGGCGTATCGTGGTACGCGTCCAGGTTGCGACGGAAACAGGCATTCAGGTGGCCACCACCGCGATGACCCGCCTGGAGGCCGATTACGAACGCGTTCACCCGGCGCGCATCAACTGGGTCCTGTCCCGCATCGACGTGCACGACGTCACCCGCTCCGTGAGCGACGAGGCGGCCGTACTCCTGCGAGAGCACGGCCTGCACGGCCACAAGTACGCGATCGACGCCGTCTTGGCGGCGATCGCACGCCGTGCGGCGGGCCCGGTCACCGTCCTGACCTCGGATCCGGAGGATCTGACACTGCTCTGCGGCCCGTCCGTCACCGTCGTGAAGATCTGA
- a CDS encoding FAD-binding oxidoreductase, whose translation MAVETHVLDDDCEAITGWGRTAPTLARVRRPRGHAEVADAVRSSGARGAIARGLGRAHGDAAQNAGGTVLDMTGLDRILAVDATAGLVVCEAGVSLHRLMEALLPLGWFVPVTPGTRYVTVGGAIGADVHGTNHRVSGSFGRHVTALELLTADGEIRTVLPGTPLFDATTGGMGLTGVVLSATLRLLPVETTLMTVDTERAPDLDETMARLSATDHRYRYSVARIDLLARGAATGRAVLTRGDHTPYDALPRRHRARRAPLAFRPGRLPAPPPYLPGGLVGRTTVGLLNELRYRGAPRARTGAIQSLAAFLHPLDGIPHRNRIYGRAGSVPYQFVVPYGQEEALRRVVRRLADRRCPAFPAVLQRFGAGDPGLLSFPLPGWTLALDLPTGLPGLGAFLDSLDEEVAGAGGRVYLARDSRVRPETLAAMYPRLDEFRALRAALDPRSALTSDLSRRLDL comes from the coding sequence ATGGCTGTCGAGACCCACGTCCTGGACGACGACTGCGAGGCGATCACCGGCTGGGGACGCACCGCACCGACCCTCGCGCGCGTGCGGCGGCCCCGCGGTCACGCCGAGGTCGCCGACGCCGTCCGCTCGTCCGGGGCCCGCGGCGCCATCGCCCGCGGTCTCGGCCGCGCCCACGGCGACGCCGCGCAGAACGCCGGCGGCACCGTCCTCGACATGACCGGCCTCGACCGGATCCTCGCCGTCGACGCCACCGCCGGGCTCGTCGTCTGCGAGGCGGGCGTCAGCCTGCACCGGCTCATGGAAGCGCTGCTCCCGCTCGGCTGGTTCGTCCCGGTCACCCCCGGCACCCGGTACGTGACCGTCGGCGGCGCGATCGGCGCCGACGTCCACGGCACGAACCACCGGGTCTCCGGCTCCTTCGGCCGGCACGTGACCGCGCTCGAACTCCTCACCGCCGACGGCGAGATCAGGACCGTGCTGCCCGGCACCCCGCTCTTCGACGCCACCACCGGCGGCATGGGCCTGACCGGTGTCGTCCTCTCCGCCACCCTGCGGCTGCTGCCCGTCGAGACCACGCTCATGACCGTGGACACCGAGCGCGCCCCCGACCTCGACGAGACGATGGCCCGGCTCTCCGCCACCGACCACCGGTACCGCTACTCCGTCGCCCGGATCGACCTGCTCGCCCGGGGCGCCGCCACCGGCCGCGCCGTCCTCACGCGCGGCGACCACACCCCGTACGACGCACTGCCCCGCCGCCACCGGGCCCGCCGGGCACCTCTCGCCTTCCGCCCCGGACGGCTGCCCGCCCCGCCGCCGTACCTGCCCGGCGGGCTCGTCGGCCGTACCACCGTCGGGCTCCTCAACGAGCTCCGGTACCGCGGGGCACCCCGCGCGCGTACCGGCGCCATCCAGTCGCTCGCCGCGTTCCTCCACCCGCTCGACGGCATCCCGCACCGGAACCGGATCTACGGGCGCGCGGGGTCCGTCCCGTACCAGTTCGTCGTCCCGTACGGGCAGGAGGAGGCCCTGCGGAGGGTGGTCCGGCGGCTCGCGGACCGCCGCTGCCCCGCCTTCCCCGCCGTCCTCCAGCGCTTCGGGGCGGGCGACCCGGGCCTGCTGTCCTTCCCCCTGCCCGGCTGGACGCTCGCCCTCGACCTGCCCACCGGCCTGCCCGGTCTCGGCGCCTTCCTCGACTCGCTCGACGAGGAGGTCGCGGGGGCGGGCGGCCGGGTCTACCTCGCCAGGGACTCCCGCGTACGGCCGGAGACGCTGGCCGCCATGTACCCGCGGCTCGACGAGTTCCGGGCGCTGCGCGCCGCGCTCGACCCCCGGTCCGCCCTCACCTCGGACCTCTCCCGCCGCCTCGACCTCTAG
- the glyA gene encoding serine hydroxymethyltransferase — MTTPQHQYQHPALAAADPELAALVVAEERLQAETLRLIPSENYVSAAVLEASGTVLQNKYSEGYPGRRYYEGQQNIDQVETLAVERAKAVFGVDHANVQPYSGSPANLAVYLAFAEPGDTVMGMALPMGGHLTHGWGVSATGKWFRGVQYGVRHDTGLIDFDQVRELALKERPKVIFCGGTALPRTIDFAAFGEIAREAGAVLVADVAHIAGLIAGGAHPSPVPHVDVISTTTHKTLRGPRGAMLMSREEHAKALDKAVFPGLQGGPHNQTTAAIAVALREASLPSFRDYAHAVVANAKALAEALLARGFDLVSGGTDNHLILMDLTPKQVPGKIAAKALDRAGIVVNYNTVPYDSRKPFDPSGIRIGTPSLTSRGLTTEHMDLVADWIDRGVTAAGTGDEQTLAAVRAEVADLMSAFPAPGLPV; from the coding sequence ATGACCACTCCGCAGCACCAGTACCAGCACCCCGCGCTCGCCGCCGCCGACCCCGAGCTCGCCGCCCTCGTCGTCGCCGAGGAACGACTCCAGGCCGAGACCCTGCGCCTCATCCCCAGCGAGAACTACGTCTCCGCCGCCGTCCTCGAAGCCTCCGGCACCGTCCTCCAGAACAAGTACAGCGAGGGCTACCCCGGCCGCCGCTACTACGAGGGCCAGCAGAACATCGACCAGGTCGAGACCCTCGCCGTCGAGCGCGCCAAGGCCGTCTTCGGCGTCGACCACGCCAACGTCCAGCCCTACTCCGGCTCCCCGGCCAACCTCGCCGTCTACCTCGCCTTCGCCGAGCCCGGCGACACCGTCATGGGCATGGCCCTGCCCATGGGCGGCCACCTCACCCACGGCTGGGGCGTCTCCGCCACCGGCAAGTGGTTCCGCGGCGTCCAGTACGGCGTCCGCCACGACACGGGCCTCATCGACTTCGACCAGGTCCGCGAGCTCGCCCTCAAGGAGCGCCCCAAGGTGATCTTCTGCGGTGGCACCGCGCTGCCCCGCACGATCGACTTCGCCGCCTTCGGCGAGATCGCCCGCGAGGCCGGTGCCGTGCTCGTCGCCGACGTCGCCCACATCGCCGGCCTGATCGCGGGCGGCGCGCACCCGTCCCCGGTCCCGCACGTGGACGTCATCTCCACGACGACCCACAAGACCCTGCGCGGCCCGCGCGGCGCCATGCTGATGTCCCGCGAGGAGCACGCCAAGGCCCTCGACAAGGCCGTCTTCCCCGGTCTCCAGGGCGGCCCGCACAACCAGACCACCGCCGCCATCGCCGTCGCCCTCCGCGAGGCGTCCCTGCCCTCCTTCCGCGACTACGCCCACGCCGTCGTCGCCAACGCCAAGGCCCTCGCCGAGGCGCTCCTCGCCCGTGGCTTCGACCTCGTCTCCGGCGGCACCGACAACCACCTGATCCTGATGGACCTCACCCCCAAGCAGGTCCCCGGCAAGATCGCGGCGAAGGCCCTCGACCGGGCGGGCATCGTCGTCAACTACAACACCGTCCCCTACGACTCCCGGAAGCCGTTCGACCCCTCGGGCATCCGCATCGGCACCCCCTCCCTCACCTCCCGCGGCCTCACCACGGAGCACATGGACCTGGTCGCCGACTGGATCGACCGCGGTGTCACGGCCGCCGGCACGGGCGACGAGCAGACCCTCGCCGCGGTCCGCGCGGAGGTCGCCGACCTGATGTCCGCCTTCCCGGCCCCGGGGCTCCCGGTCTGA
- a CDS encoding glutathionylspermidine synthase family protein: MRRHTIEPRPGWQETVEEQGLVYPLTRYPDGSLRPYWDESAYYSFSLPEVEALEEVVEELHTMCLAAAAHIVERDRFAELGITDPKLASLVAESWRRRAELPSLYGRFDLRYDGTGPAKMLEYNADTPTSLVEAASPQWFWMEERFPGADQWNSLHERLVDAWKKQAPLLPPGPLHFVHSDGDELGEDLMTVAYLRETAQQAGLETEALSVERIGWDRLSRRFVDDRLRFIRSCFKLYPWEWLTTDRFGRHVLDTLDNGGGTGTTCWIEPAWKMLLSNKALLAILWELYPGHPNLLPAYLDGPRELATTTGWVAKPLLGREGAGVTLHEAGAEPFVRDGEPCCYQELAPLPDFDGNRVVLGAWVVEDEAAGLGIRESTGLVTDEYARFLPHVIL, from the coding sequence ATGCGACGGCACACGATCGAACCCCGGCCCGGCTGGCAGGAGACGGTGGAGGAGCAGGGGCTCGTCTACCCGCTGACCCGCTACCCGGACGGTTCGCTGCGCCCGTACTGGGACGAGAGCGCGTACTACTCCTTCAGCCTGCCCGAGGTCGAGGCCCTGGAGGAGGTCGTCGAGGAGCTGCACACGATGTGCCTGGCGGCGGCCGCGCACATCGTCGAGCGGGACCGGTTCGCCGAGCTGGGGATCACCGATCCGAAGCTTGCGTCGCTGGTCGCCGAGTCCTGGCGGCGGCGCGCCGAACTCCCCTCCCTCTACGGGCGGTTCGACCTGCGCTACGACGGTACGGGACCGGCCAAGATGCTGGAGTACAACGCCGACACCCCCACCTCGCTCGTGGAGGCCGCGAGCCCGCAGTGGTTCTGGATGGAGGAGCGGTTCCCCGGCGCCGACCAGTGGAACTCCCTCCACGAGCGGCTCGTCGACGCCTGGAAGAAGCAGGCTCCTCTGCTGCCGCCCGGCCCCCTCCACTTCGTGCACTCGGACGGCGACGAACTCGGCGAGGACCTGATGACGGTCGCGTATCTGCGCGAGACCGCCCAGCAGGCCGGGCTCGAGACCGAGGCGCTCTCCGTCGAACGGATCGGCTGGGACCGGCTCTCGCGCCGCTTCGTGGACGACCGGCTCCGGTTCATCCGCAGCTGCTTCAAGCTCTACCCGTGGGAGTGGCTCACCACCGACCGCTTCGGCCGGCACGTCCTGGACACCCTCGACAACGGCGGCGGCACCGGCACGACCTGCTGGATCGAGCCCGCCTGGAAGATGCTGCTCTCCAACAAGGCGCTTCTCGCGATCCTGTGGGAGCTGTATCCGGGCCACCCGAACCTGCTGCCCGCCTACCTCGACGGACCGCGCGAACTCGCCACCACCACCGGCTGGGTGGCCAAGCCACTGCTCGGCCGCGAGGGCGCGGGCGTCACCCTGCACGAGGCCGGGGCGGAGCCGTTCGTACGGGACGGGGAGCCCTGCTGCTACCAGGAGCTGGCCCCGCTGCCCGACTTCGACGGCAACCGGGTGGTGCTCGGCGCGTGGGTCGTCGAGGACGAGGCGGCGGGGCTCGGCATCCGGGAGTCGACGGGCCTCGTCACCGACGAGTACGCCCGCTTCCTCCCGCACGTGATTCTGTAG
- a CDS encoding RNA polymerase sigma factor: MRTREGGLVDDEAAVIARVRAGEPEAYAALVRAYTAVALRAAVACGAGAEAEDVVQQAFFKAYRSLGRFREGSAFRPWLLRIVVNETRNTVRSAGRQRAVADREADLLGGEPRIPESADPAVAAVERERSRRLLDALDGLSEDHRQVVIHRYLLELDETETAQALGWPRGTVKSRLSRALKKLGLVLGENLTEGPEGPEGGEGRG, from the coding sequence GTGAGGACGCGGGAGGGGGGCCTGGTCGACGACGAGGCCGCGGTGATCGCACGGGTACGCGCCGGAGAGCCGGAGGCGTACGCGGCGCTGGTCCGCGCGTACACGGCGGTCGCGCTGAGAGCTGCGGTGGCGTGCGGCGCGGGCGCGGAGGCCGAGGACGTGGTGCAGCAGGCCTTCTTCAAGGCGTACCGCTCGCTCGGGCGTTTCCGGGAGGGTTCGGCGTTCCGGCCGTGGCTGCTGCGGATCGTCGTCAATGAGACCAGGAACACAGTGCGGTCGGCGGGTCGGCAGCGGGCCGTCGCCGATCGGGAGGCGGACCTCCTCGGGGGCGAGCCGCGGATACCGGAGTCGGCCGACCCGGCGGTCGCGGCGGTGGAGCGGGAGCGGAGCAGACGGCTCCTCGACGCGCTCGACGGACTGAGCGAGGACCACCGGCAGGTGGTGATCCACCGCTATCTGCTCGAGCTGGACGAGACGGAGACGGCCCAGGCGCTCGGCTGGCCGAGGGGGACGGTGAAGTCCCGGCTGAGCCGGGCGCTGAAGAAGCTGGGGCTGGTGCTCGGGGAAAACCTGACGGAAGGACCGGAAGGACCGGAGGGAGGTGAGGGGCGTGGCTGA
- a CDS encoding carboxymuconolactone decarboxylase family protein, with the protein MTTHVDTTHATDPTHTADALGTTGALGSTAPTEYAHEHAPRLPFAESVPEFYRAMLRLETAAAKDIDPTLYHLIKIRASQINHCAFCVDMHSKDALAEGETVERIVQLSAWEESRHFYTERELAALALTESVTVLTDGFVPDEVYARAARHFDETELARVIGAIVVINAWNRIGVTTRMTPGHYTPRSA; encoded by the coding sequence ATGACCACGCACGTCGACACCACCCACGCCACCGACCCCACCCACACCGCCGACGCCCTCGGCACCACCGGCGCCCTCGGCTCCACCGCGCCGACCGAGTACGCCCACGAGCACGCCCCACGCCTCCCCTTCGCCGAGAGCGTCCCCGAGTTCTACCGGGCGATGCTGCGCCTGGAGACGGCGGCGGCGAAGGACATCGACCCGACCCTGTACCACCTGATCAAGATCCGGGCCTCGCAGATCAACCACTGCGCCTTCTGCGTCGACATGCACTCCAAGGACGCGCTGGCCGAGGGCGAGACCGTCGAGCGGATCGTGCAGCTCTCCGCCTGGGAGGAGTCGCGGCACTTCTACACCGAGCGGGAGCTCGCCGCCCTCGCGCTGACCGAGTCCGTCACGGTCCTCACCGACGGCTTCGTCCCCGACGAGGTGTACGCGCGCGCCGCGCGGCACTTCGACGAGACCGAGCTCGCCCGCGTCATCGGCGCGATCGTCGTCATCAACGCGTGGAACCGGATCGGCGTCACCACCCGGATGACGCCGGGCCACTACACCCCGCGCAGCGCATGA
- the trpS gene encoding tryptophan--tRNA ligase, translating into MASDSPRALSGIQPTAGSFHLGNYLGAIRQYVALQETHDAFYMVVDLHAITVPQDPAELRANTRLAAAQLLAAGLDPERCTLFIQSHVPEHAQLGWVMNCLTGFGEASRMTQFKDKSAKQGADRATVGLFTYPILQVADILLYQANEVPVGEDQRQHIELTRDLAERFNGRFGDTFTIPKPHIVKEVGKIYDLQDPTIKMSKSSSTPKGLINLLDDPKVTAKKVKSAVTDTDTVIRFDPENKAGVSNLLTIMSTLTSTSVEDLEKSYEGKMYGALKTDLAEVMVEFVTPFRTRTQEYLDDPETLDSVLAKGAEKARAVAAETLAQTYERIGFLPAKH; encoded by the coding sequence ATGGCCTCTGACAGTCCCCGCGCGCTCTCCGGAATCCAGCCCACGGCAGGCTCGTTCCACCTCGGCAACTACCTCGGTGCGATCCGTCAGTACGTCGCGCTGCAGGAGACCCACGACGCCTTCTACATGGTCGTCGACCTGCACGCCATCACGGTGCCGCAGGACCCCGCCGAGCTGCGCGCCAACACCCGGCTCGCCGCCGCCCAGCTGCTCGCCGCCGGTCTCGACCCGGAGCGCTGCACCCTCTTCATCCAGAGCCACGTCCCCGAGCACGCCCAGCTCGGCTGGGTCATGAACTGCCTCACCGGCTTCGGCGAGGCCTCCCGCATGACCCAGTTCAAGGACAAGTCCGCGAAGCAGGGCGCCGACCGCGCCACCGTCGGCCTCTTCACCTACCCGATCCTCCAGGTCGCGGACATCCTGCTCTACCAGGCCAACGAGGTCCCGGTCGGCGAGGACCAGCGCCAGCACATCGAGCTGACCCGTGACCTCGCGGAGCGGTTCAACGGACGCTTCGGCGACACCTTCACGATCCCCAAGCCGCACATCGTCAAGGAGGTCGGGAAGATCTACGACCTCCAGGACCCGACGATCAAGATGAGCAAGTCGTCGTCGACGCCGAAGGGCCTCATCAACCTCCTGGACGACCCGAAGGTCACCGCGAAGAAGGTCAAGAGCGCGGTCACCGACACGGACACCGTGATCCGTTTCGACCCGGAGAACAAGGCGGGCGTCTCCAACCTGCTGACGATCATGTCCACGCTCACCTCCACCTCCGTCGAGGACCTGGAGAAGAGCTACGAGGGCAAGATGTACGGCGCGCTGAAGACGGATCTCGCCGAGGTCATGGTGGAGTTCGTCACGCCGTTCCGGACCCGCACCCAGGAATACCTGGACGACCCGGAGACGCTGGACTCGGTCCTGGCCAAGGGAGCGGAGAAGGCCCGCGCGGTCGCCGCCGAGACGCTGGCGCAGACGTACGAGCGCATCGGCTTCCTGCCGGCCAAGCACTGA
- a CDS encoding PLP-dependent aminotransferase family protein has protein sequence MANEWATFGADLHLELRGPRLRAGLMDALREAVRSGRLEAGTRLPSSRSLAADLGMARNTVADAYAELVAEGWLTARQGSGTRVARRAEPRRPEPRRAEPRRSVPLRAEPRRPGPRPGLGPAAGSPARALPRPSTPAHNLKAGTPDLASFPRAEWLKAYRRALLAAPNEAFGYGDPRGRIELRTVLAEYLARARGVYARPERIVVCAGFVHGLMLIGQVLRSRGVRDVAIESYGLGLHAGLLTGAGLGTPVLPFDEHGTRVEESGPLGSAGAVLMTAAHQFPLGGALPPDRRAEVVDWARASGGFVLEDDYDGEFRYDRQPVGALQGLDPERVVYLGTASKSLAPGLRLAWMVLPESLVGEVVAAKGAVDSVSGAPDQLAFAEFLGSGAYDRHVRAMRLRYRRRRDQLVAAVAAHSPETRVSGIAAGLHAVLALPPGTEQDVLRAAAWNGLAVQGVNQFRRPTVPATLDGLVVGYATPPDSAWQSALQALCRVLPQAPGGA, from the coding sequence ATGGCGAACGAGTGGGCCACTTTCGGGGCCGATCTCCATCTGGAACTGCGCGGTCCGCGGCTGCGGGCCGGGCTCATGGACGCGCTCCGCGAGGCGGTACGCAGCGGGCGCCTGGAGGCGGGTACCCGGCTGCCGTCCTCCCGGTCGCTCGCCGCCGACCTCGGCATGGCCCGTAACACCGTCGCCGACGCCTACGCCGAACTCGTCGCCGAGGGCTGGCTCACGGCCCGGCAGGGCTCCGGCACCCGGGTCGCCCGCCGCGCCGAGCCCCGCCGCCCCGAACCCCGCCGTGCGGAACCCCGCCGTTCCGTTCCCCTCCGCGCCGAGCCCCGCCGCCCCGGGCCGCGACCAGGGCTCGGACCCGCCGCCGGCTCTCCCGCGCGCGCCCTGCCCCGGCCCTCCACGCCCGCGCACAACCTGAAGGCCGGCACCCCCGACCTGGCGTCCTTCCCGCGCGCCGAGTGGCTCAAGGCGTACCGGCGGGCGCTCCTCGCCGCCCCGAACGAGGCCTTCGGGTACGGCGATCCGCGCGGCCGGATCGAACTGCGCACCGTCCTCGCCGAGTACCTGGCCCGCGCGCGGGGCGTGTACGCCCGGCCCGAACGGATCGTCGTCTGCGCGGGCTTCGTGCACGGTCTGATGCTGATCGGCCAGGTGCTGCGGAGCCGGGGCGTCCGCGACGTCGCCATCGAGTCGTACGGGCTCGGCCTCCACGCGGGTCTCCTCACCGGCGCGGGCCTCGGCACCCCGGTCCTGCCCTTCGACGAACACGGCACCCGGGTCGAGGAGTCCGGGCCCCTCGGCTCGGCCGGGGCCGTCCTGATGACGGCCGCCCACCAGTTCCCGCTGGGCGGCGCCCTGCCCCCGGACCGGCGCGCGGAGGTCGTCGACTGGGCGCGGGCCTCGGGCGGTTTCGTCCTGGAGGACGACTACGACGGGGAGTTCCGCTACGACCGGCAGCCGGTAGGTGCCCTCCAGGGCCTCGATCCCGAGCGGGTCGTCTACCTCGGCACCGCGAGCAAGTCCCTCGCCCCGGGGCTGCGGCTCGCGTGGATGGTGCTGCCGGAGAGCCTGGTCGGCGAGGTGGTCGCGGCGAAGGGGGCGGTGGACTCGGTGTCCGGCGCGCCCGACCAGCTGGCGTTCGCGGAGTTCCTGGGCTCGGGCGCGTACGACCGGCATGTACGGGCGATGCGGCTGCGCTACCGGCGGCGCCGCGACCAGCTGGTGGCGGCGGTGGCCGCGCACTCGCCGGAGACGAGGGTCAGCGGGATCGCGGCCGGCCTGCACGCCGTCCTGGCCCTGCCGCCCGGCACGGAGCAGGACGTGCTGCGGGCCGCCGCCTGGAACGGCCTCGCGGTCCAGGGCGTCAACCAGTTCCGCCGCCCCACGGTCCCGGCGACCCTGGACGGACTGGTCGTCGGCTACGCGACACCCCCGGACAGCGCCTGGCAGAGCGCGCTCCAGGCCCTGTGCCGGGTGCTGCCCCAGGCGCCGGGGGGCGCCTAG